Below is a window of Xyrauchen texanus isolate HMW12.3.18 chromosome 1, RBS_HiC_50CHRs, whole genome shotgun sequence DNA.
TTTCTGTACAACTTTTTCTCAGCTCTCACAATAAGAAAAACACTTTAGTTTGAGAGTATAAATGCCGTAGGTATACAGACAAATTTATATGAAAGCATAATAAATACAGCAATGTACTACTAACTGTAAGGCAAAataatcattacatttttttggAATTTTAGGTTGAGTTTCCTGGTAGACACATTAAAGTGTCTACACCATGCCAATGAACATTCGCCAACTAttcaaattttgttttaattcaagTTCGGGAAGAGCTTGTTCATTTAAGCCTTCCCCCTCATCGACGATAATTCTtctggcatccctccacctcTCCATCTCCacctttatattttataatggatataccaattatttatttattaacaaaattGTCTTTCAATTTCTTGCTTTAGTCTGACTCTTTATCAGATATCGGGGGCATGGGGTCTAAAAAGCTCAAACCCAGTCCTGTGCTCGAGTCCCCCCCCCCCAGGGACAGCACTCCAAATATGTTAACCTTAATGTGCTCCAACACTATATGAATCAGCAaacttgtgaaatgtttttttttaaaaacatttaaactctccagtgaatataatataataggaaGTGTATTTCCCAATCAGTGAGGTTGGTAGATTCAAATCTACAATCCATTTTGTCTTTCATGAATGTATTCATTGTTTCACAGTGTTAAAAACTGGAGATGTCTTTCTCACAGACCCATGTGAAAAGTCGTTCTAGCAGACCACCTGACTATGGCAGGCCTGCTCTCGTGACTTCTACCAGTTCCCAGTTTCTGAAACTGAATGTGCAGCATAAAAAGCCAAGTATTCCTCTTCCTAGTGTAATCCACACACTATTAATTCTTGTTAAACAATTAcgcatataaattaatattaaataaattcacGGCCAATATGAAGAGTACCACTGTTTGAATCCTCCTTGGTGTTGTGTGCAAGACAGTGAAGGATCTGTGATTCTACTTGTGTGACATTTTTCAAGCAGTAAATGAATATACTTTTATGTTATTCCTTTGATCAAACGGATAGTGGTTCCAAAGTGGACACCAATGTGAGTGTTTAAGTACAAAGGGTACTGTGTGCAAGATAGAAGGTGGGGTTTTAAcagaatttttgaaacaatgcaTAGAACCACTTTGTTGTTTTTCTACCATAAATCAATGTCATGGTTCTTGATGGACAGAGAAGCAGCCAAATGTCACACTTTCTTACTTTCACCCAATATCAACACCACTATCACTTCAGTCACCTAGTTGTACAGATAAACCTTTTCTTCACCATGAAACCTTGTATTGTATAAAATAGAGCAGAGAAGGGCAAAATGTGGAAGAGCCAATGGCAAAGCAGTGCGTTGTAAGTCTTGGATATCCCTTCACCCATAGTAGTGCAGCACAGTGGCCCTGTACAGCCAAATATGGGTCAGAACTCCTCCTGACCTTGAGGCAAAAAGGTGCTACTAGCTCAAAATCAAAGCCTTACTCTTGATTCAACCTGCTTTAATGATTGATTCCTCAGCACTGTCCCATCCCAGTCTTTCTCCACCAACCTCTTCCCCTTTTGGTCTTCAGTCCTAAATACCGAGGGCTCCCTTCTTACTGGGAGTCCTCCAGGAATAGTGTCTGCTCCTGGGGGTTTCTGGGCTCGAGGAAACTGCCAAAGATCCAGCAAGTCTTTGTACTGAATCTCAGGCCTGATCATACGTAGGCAAGCTCCCCATGTTGCATTGTCCAGTCCAGGCTGCAGCTCGTAACCTAAGATCTTCACTAGTCCACTCTGGAAGGGACGGATGGTCTTGTCCCGGATGCGACTGGCCTCTATAGGTCGGCCGCCATCACGTAAGCAGACGCGAGCGAGAACCTCTCGTCTCAACCTGAGCATGGTTACCTCTGCCTCCATTTGACTTTGCCCAAAGCGCTCTACTTCCTGCCAGAATGTGATATTGAATGCTTGGTAGAGGTGCCAATCTAAGGAGTTCCACTCCTGTAATTTCAGTCTTTGCTTATCTGTTAAGGCCAATGGGGCTGGAGGTGCAGGCTTACCCACCCAGCCTGACCTTCCACTGGGCAATTGCTGTCTGGCGTTTAGGCTAAAAGAAACCACAGCATCTAGTGGCCAGCAGAGAGCATGACGGAGCAGCACCATAGACTGGTCAAAATACTCAGACAGAAGGATGAGCTTGAAGTTCCGACGTACTGCTGCCACACCATGCTTGACCAGTGCTGAGCTGTAGTTGGCATTATGATCCAAACCAAAGTCAAACCACAGCAAGTTGCGAGCATAATGGTTGTTTCGGAGTCTGGGATCATAGTACTTACGGGGGTTGTCTGCAAAATCTCCCAGCCCCTTGGCATGCCTAAAAGCAGGGGCAACATTTTTATAGTAGGCGTAGGAGGATTCAGCTAATGCCACAGGATCTCGAAGGATAGAGAAATAGAAGGTGTCAGCTGGCATGACCTTCTCAACctaaaaagaaaggaaggaaaattatatatGTGACAAAACTTCAattgaatataaatgtaacaaaagaaCAGATTTCTACACTTTTTCTATACTGCTCAAAAGTagtccagaaacatactttatgcaagtaTACATACACAAATTTGAGGGTTTGGCCAATGCATTGCCAACGCACAGTCTGGTTGAACATACTTAATGTGCGTTCTTGTgttactgtggcggtaacaacCATCAGAACTCAAGCAGACGATAGAGGAACCATGAAAAGtctgtgtttttaaaatgatgtattattattcaggtaagttgctataaatactTTGACTTtaccttacttgctcagcaatattctctttaaactgttgctccgccatgacattAGTCAGCTTGAATAGAAAACTCACTTTAAAAGCAGACAGTTCACACACATGGCCACTATatcgccccttgtggcaatgttgcGACAATGAAAGAAATCAAGCTTGCATAGTTAGTAGCGTCTGTGTTCACATGTGTGTAAAGTACGTTTCAGCTAAACTAACTTCATTGTGTCCAAAAAACTAAGATGTAATAATAAAAGTAGTACAAATCTCTAATTAATGTTATCAAATCTGCATGATTCCAGGTGTACTGTCTAAGAAAACACTAGATATACTGTGAACTATACCTCTGGTTTGTTGAACCGCATGTggtttcccatgatgtcaaattCCGTTATGTGAGGACCCCTGTACCCCTTCACCCTCAGGGCGATAAAGGGAAGTGGGTAGCCGAATTGGTACCCCACAGGCAGGGCAAATTTTAGGCCCCGCTCCTCTCCAAAGCGATAGAGCAGATTGAGAATGGTGCTGCTGGCTGTCTTGTGAGTCTTTAGGAACATGATGTGGGTCTGGGGCTGACAAGATCCCAGAGAGAGCCCTTGGGAATTCTCAGAAGGAAGAGCAAAGAAGGAATGAGGCCTCTCTGGCTGCATCCAGCTAATGTAGAAAAAGAACGGAGAAACAATAGACAGAGAATGAAGCCCCTCAAGTAACACTGCATACACTAAGGAAACTGATGAGTGAAATGAAGAatcaataaaagaaaaacatacagtaaGACATTGTGAACACATGGGTCaatgaaatataaatgaaaaaagacagaaaagccAGTTAGGTCGGAGTTAATAAACTgtacacaagagaaatcactgagCAAAAATATGATGGGGAAATAGATAATCAACAAAAAACTTAAAAGGGAGTGGATGATAAAAGATTAGCCTAGAGCAATAAATTTTTTGATAATCTGAGAATATGACATGTAAAATAGTGTATTTGTACAAGAGACAGATAATTAAAAAGAATCTCTGTAATACTCAAAGCatccaaaataacaacaaaaaaacatatacacatgtaaagcagttcaatggaaaggaggaggcgtgaaccggcttggcaatgtaaataatattttaatgagtaacttaaacaaaagacaaacacacacacacatgacggatatgtccgtaaacgatctctctctcccgcaccatcatctacagtctgcctttatccctctcggaggcttgattagcctgataagggactgggtgtgtagaatcacgacccggccccgcccttcgccctgccacattcctccctcattcgctcaggctggggagcccccggcatgacgaaacccccccccccctttccctggggaggggcgtgcctttcgccccgtctgctggcaggttaTTACCGTCTACcaggatgagggaggggacaaggggaggaaaacagaaataatatacttcctgtaacagtgtagtaccccccaaaaaaacactgtaaaatttaaacgagagggaaaaggccaacgcagagcggaagtgaaagagagagaggagagagagatgaaaaaaaaaagaccctgccgcgtttcagtggctggtaggggactcctccgcccctggcagcggccctgaccactccagtcggtcggttaggagccccttctcccctcgcggtcagcggccattcctccacttccaggcggccgggctcctagtccaccggcagatggccgcggctgctccattggggtggatggtagtggcgagaactctactacggcgtatctctcctccttcccgggttttggcaccattgtaaagcagttcaatggaaaggaggaggcgaggcttgattagcctgataagggaccgggtgtgtagaatcacgacccggccctgacCTCCGCTCTGCCACAACACAGTACTCTTGACTGGtcaaagttaaaataaaaacCTTTATCATCTACATTATCATCTACAAAGCAAAGCATGAGGAACAGGGTGATAAGTATGATAGCTGTTAACAGACAGGTTTgatcaaaaactcttgaaaaaaaaataaaaaaatctctctccGTCAGTTTCTTTCTTCTGGTCTAGCTTCTTTACTACTCTAGCTACTACTGGAACTTGGCAGTGCGATACTGCAGACATTGTTGACCTTTGtatgaaaaactgcttttatttctcATTTGTAAAATCGTTTTGTTTAAAAGCGACTGGTTGAGATGCTAACACAAACGGCTATGTTTTGATAGCGATACAGTGTTTACACATTTCAGGTAATTCCACTTGCCTTAGTATGTTTACAAGTGTTTTTGCATAGTCAAGCTACAGTCCTCCTCATCTACCTGTCCAAGTatacattaattcattaattaatttaaaggaTGTCAGTTGAGGAAGTGTTAAATACACATCATGCATCACCtacagtaatgtgcaaaagttttaggtacataagatgcatcacaaaaacatttgttttaagatagttatttatatcttcagctttagtgtgtcaataggaaatatgcattttagactcccaaacatttattttgcaaatataatagaatagaagaacagggagccctgtaaCAGATagcatggtccccacagagccccccactgaatattgtgtgtctgagattacataaagagacagaagcaactgagacacccgaaatagacagaagaactgtggtgaattctccaagaaggttgaaacatcctatctgccaacaaccaagaaaaactgtatccaggtgtatctaggagaattggtgctgttttgaaggcaaagatggtcaaaccaaatattgatttagcttttttatgtttactggactttgttttGACGTTAATTTATAAATtcaaactatttatggcattatttttgaagacaaccTGTATTCAATGAAAATGTAGTTTCACATAGGTTTTTTGAGAACTGGTTTTCCCACTCAGAAGAGCATTTAAACACCTTTTGCCACAGATGACTTATCCTTTATGTTTCTGTTACATTCTCAAAATGTATTGTATAATCTAGAAACATTCATGCAAAATAGTTCCTTAATATTCTTCCACA
It encodes the following:
- the gal3st4 gene encoding galactose-3-O-sulfotransferase 4 isoform X1, whose protein sequence is MNLLFVLRRLTHSGKMRWLGCYRLGPLWKALLVFVAIAFAGQFLGVIFNKSWMQPERPHSFFALPSENSQGLSLGSCQPQTHIMFLKTHKTASSTILNLLYRFGEERGLKFALPVGYQFGYPLPFIALRVKGYRGPHITEFDIMGNHMRFNKPEVEKVMPADTFYFSILRDPVALAESSYAYYKNVAPAFRHAKGLGDFADNPRKYYDPRLRNNHYARNLLWFDFGLDHNANYSSALVKHGVAAVRRNFKLILLSEYFDQSMVLLRHALCWPLDAVVSFSLNARQQLPSGRSGWVGKPAPPAPLALTDKQRLKLQEWNSLDWHLYQAFNITFWQEVERFGQSQMEAEVTMLRLRREVLARVCLRDGGRPIEASRIRDKTIRPFQSGLVKILGYELQPGLDNATWGACLRMIRPEIQYKDLLDLWQFPRAQKPPGADTIPGGLPVRREPSVFRTEDQKGKRLVEKDWDGTVLRNQSLKQVESRVRL
- the gal3st4 gene encoding galactose-3-O-sulfotransferase 4 isoform X2, with the translated sequence MACRWSTRKMRWLGCYRLGPLWKALLVFVAIAFAGQFLGVIFNKSWMQPERPHSFFALPSENSQGLSLGSCQPQTHIMFLKTHKTASSTILNLLYRFGEERGLKFALPVGYQFGYPLPFIALRVKGYRGPHITEFDIMGNHMRFNKPEVEKVMPADTFYFSILRDPVALAESSYAYYKNVAPAFRHAKGLGDFADNPRKYYDPRLRNNHYARNLLWFDFGLDHNANYSSALVKHGVAAVRRNFKLILLSEYFDQSMVLLRHALCWPLDAVVSFSLNARQQLPSGRSGWVGKPAPPAPLALTDKQRLKLQEWNSLDWHLYQAFNITFWQEVERFGQSQMEAEVTMLRLRREVLARVCLRDGGRPIEASRIRDKTIRPFQSGLVKILGYELQPGLDNATWGACLRMIRPEIQYKDLLDLWQFPRAQKPPGADTIPGGLPVRREPSVFRTEDQKGKRLVEKDWDGTVLRNQSLKQVESRVRL